DNA from Nitrospina gracilis Nb-211:
TGTTTGACAAATCGGAAGGCCGCGAACCGCTGAAGTTCACCGTCGGCACCCAACAGATCATTTCCGGCATGAACAAGGCCGTGATGGGCATGAAGGTGGGCGAATCCAAGACCGTCACCATGTCGCCGGACGAAGCCTATGGCCCGTACGACGACAAGCTGGTTTTCCAGATCGAAACAAGCAAACTGCCGCCGCAGGTGACGTCCGGCGCACAATTGATGGACGGTCAGGGCAACATTGTCACCGTAAAGGACATTCAGGGCGACATGGCCACGCTGGACGCCAACCACATGCTGGCAGGCAAAACTCTGATCTTCGACATCAAGCTGGTCAGCATCCAGTAATCCGCTTTTTACGCATTACCGGACAACGAGCCCGGCCTGTTGAAGGCCGGGCTTTTTTTTGTCCAAGGTTCTTGAAGGAACGTAACGTATCAACCCTGCGGACCGGGGGATGACGTGCCTGGCGGGGGCGGGAGCGGGGGCGAAGTCTCCTGCGCGTCCTGCAATTTCTGGTGCGCCATCGCGGCGAGGCCCACCACCGCGAGAAACGAAAGCACGCTCACGATGCGGTCCGCGGGCGGCAGGTCGCTTTCCTTCGGTGCGAGCTCCCACAGCACCAGGCAGATTCCGGCGATGACGGGTCCCGCCCGCAGGCACCGCCACGCCCATGGTTTATTGCGGTACCACAACCACGTTCCCACTATCGGCATCACCGCCAGCACGCCGAGCGCGATTTCCAGCCACTGAAATTCCTGCACCTGGCTCCATGCAACCTTTTCGCTTTCCTGACGGACGTACGCCATGCGCAACAGCGCTTCGCAACTGCCCCTCGCCTTGGCGGGGTTGCGTTTGCAGTCCAGGTCGAACAACTCCTGTGCCCGTCCGTAATGCTGGGCCCGTTCGTAACCGCGCGCCATGTGGTAACACGCGCCGTAATCATTGGGATCGGAGGGCAGGTACTCCTCGCGGCAAAGCGGCAGAAGCAGGTCGCTTCCCCGATTCAGTTCGCCGATCTTGAGGTACTCCTTGCCGAGGTAAAAGCAGGTTTGTTTGTCCCCATCCTGACAGCGTTTTTGCAGTGGCCGCGCCTCTTCTTCCAGCTGGTCCATCTGTCGGGAAAGATAAAGCAGGGGCGTGCAGGCGCGCAGGTGGCCGGGTGTCGGATGGCTGGTGCACGCGATGCGGTAATAATCGAGAGCCAGTTCGCGGTCACCCGCCCGCTCCGCTTCCATGCCGAGAGCGAGGCAGTAGATGGTGACGCCGCTGGCGCATTCCTGCCGAGCTTTTTCCGGATCGAATTCCTGACGCTGAGCGTGAGCCGGTTCCGCCCACAGGTTCAACACCAACCACGCGCCCAGCCACATCCAACCGCTCCACCTCACCAATCGTACTCCCATTCCAAAAGTTCCAGGTGTTCCCGCAGTTGGGAGACGGTGCGAAATTTTTTCAGGATCAACGACCGCTTGAGCCCGCAACAGATGTCCTTCACCGTCTGCGGCAGTTTGCGGTAATGCTTCCGCCCACCCATGCACTCGTGATAGATCTGCACCAGACTGCAAATATCATCGCGCATGTTGGCCAGCTTGGCGTCGGTGGAATTGTACAGGTCGAGCAGTTTGATCTCGAAGCTCAGGCCGAATTTGTTGACGATGATATTGTCGCTGTGCAGATCGCCGTGGTACTCGTTGAGCAGGTGGATTTCCTCGATGCCCTTGGCCAGCGCGTAGAGCAGGTGCGTGGCCTGGTACGGCGGCAGGCGCTTTCCGGGCATCTTCTTCAAGAACTCCGAGAGCAGGATGCCCTCGACGTAATCCGAGATCAGCGCGGTGATCGCAGTGCGCCGGTAGGTGATGATTTCCTTGGTGTGATACTGGATGAGGATGGAACACCGGCGCAGTTTGTGCAGTTTGCGCGCATACACCCGCGCCGCCTTGTTGCGCACGTTGCGCTGCGGAAAAAACAGCTTCGCCGCCCGTTCAATGCCGGTGCTGATCTCGTTCACCTTGTACACCTCGCCTTCCCAACCGGCCCCCAGTTTGGAAAGCACCTCGTATTTTCCCGCCAGTTTGCGTTGGGGCTTCAGGTCGAACGAATCGATTTTAGGAACGCGTGTGGCCAATGAACCATCCCTGGTTGGTCGCTTTTAATTCCGGGCCATTGTACACCATCCCCCGTCCGGCCAATGACCAGATTCGCACCCCCGATTTTACTTTTTGAGGCGCGGGAGCGGTGCTTCCCGATAGCCGCTCGCAACCTCCCCCGCCGCCTCGAATCCCGCCCTCACCCCGCTAAAAAAGTGGCCCCCGGCGGGTCCCGGCATCATCTTAATAATGGAGGCAGGAATGCCTCCGCAGGAAGCAAGACCGGACTGAAAGGAGGTTGTCATGATGACGGCAAACGTAGGTCGTAAGGATCGCTGGGTACGTGTGGCGGTTGGCATCGCCCTGCTCGCCGCAGGCTGGGTGACGGGAGGGCCTTGGGGCATCACGCTGGGTGTGATCGCATTCGTTCCCATCCTGACCGGAGCTTTCGGATGGTGCCCGCTGTATGCCATTTTCAATCTCAACACCTGCCCGCTGCACCGTGGTCACAGCGGTCACACATAAGCGTTGACCACGGACCGTCCGTTCCCCGTGGCCACACATAGGCAAGGGCCCGCGCTGAGGTCCCCTTACGCGGGCCCTGACCGGTTTTCAGCCACCCACTGTTTCCGCCCTCTCTTATTTTTCCTTTACCTAACTGCGCTCCAAAGGATCGTGTTTCTTTCTACAGGGATTGCTTTACAATAATGAGTTCATAAAGGCCCCTAGAATCCCCTGCACACAGGACTCCACAGTTGGATTTCACCCTGCAAAAACTGGTCGGCGTCATCATCCTGGGCATCAGCCTGCACTGGCTGGCATGGCGCATCCGTATCCCGTCCATCGTGCTGTTTTTCGCGGCGGGGGTGCTGATCGGTCCGGCGTGGGGATGGGTGGACCCGTCGGAAGACTTCGGCCCGCTTCTGCAGGCACTCATCAAGCTCGCCATCGCCATCATCCTGTTCGAAGGCGGACTGAACCTGCGCTTCCACGAACTGCGCCAATCCGGCCGCGCGGTGAAACAAATCATCCTGCTCGGCCTGCCCTTGTCGTGGGGATTCGGCTTCGCCGCCTGTCACTGGGTGGCGGGGTTGTCGGTGCCGGTGTCGGTTCTGCTGTCGGCGATCCTGGTGGTGACGGGCCCGACGGTCATCCTGCCCCTGGTGCGCCACGCCAAGCTGTCGCCGCGCACCGCATCGGTGCTCAAATGGGAAGGCATCATCAACGATCCCATCGGCGTCCTGCTCGCCGTGCTGGTAGCGGAGATCCTCACCCACGACGCCGCGCAGACCACGCAGTCCATCCTTGCGCATTTCGGGCTGGCCATTGCCGGGTCGATCGCCCTGGGCATCGCGGGGGGGCTGTTCCTCAAGTTCGCCTTCGAGAAAGGCCACGTACCGGAGTTTCTGAAAATCCCCATGGTGCTGTGCATGGTGATCTCGCTGTTCGGCATCGCCAACCTGCTGGCGGAGGAAATGGGCCTGCTGGCGGTGACGGTGCTCGGCATCACCATGGGCAACATCCGCATGCTCATCTTCTATGAACTGCGCAGGTTCAAGGAAAACATCACCACGCTCCTGGTGGCGACGGTGTTCATCCTGCTCACGGCGGAATTGGAAGCAAAACATTTTGCCAACCTGGACTGGCGGGCGTTGGGATTCATTCTCTCCATCCTGTTTCTAGTGCGGCCGCTGGCGGTGGGGCTGGGCACGCTGGGCGCGGGGTTGAAATGGAATGAGACCTTATTGCTGGGATGGATCGCGCCGCGCGGCATCGTCGCCGCGTCCGTCGCCGGGTTGTTTGCGCCGCGCCTCATCGAACGGGGTTACGACGATGCGGTGTCCCTTCTGCCGCTGGTGTTCGGCGTCATCGTGTTCACCGTCGTCCTGCACGGGCTGTCGCTGGAATGGCTGGCACGCAGGCTCGAATTGTCTTCCGACAAACAGGAGGGCGTGGTGATCGTCGGCGCCAATCCGTGGACCACGGAGCTGGCGTCGGTGTTGCGCGAACTGGATTTGCCGGTCGTTCTGGTGGACGGCGCTTGGCACCGCCTGAAAGACGCGCGCCTGCGCGGCCTGCCGGTCCACTACGGCGAAATCCTCTCCGAAACCAGCGAGCAGAATATGGACCTGGCGGAGATGGGCTACCTGCTGGCCGCATCCGAAAACGACGCCTACAACGCGCTCGTCTGCAACGCGTTCATCCATCATTTCGGCCGCGACCGGGTGTACCAATTGCCTTTCCATGCAAAAAAAGTAGACGAAGATAAAGGTGTGCACAGCGCCCACCTGGGCCGCATCGCGTTTGACGACGAGGCCCGCTTCGAAGTGTTGATGAGCTGCTATTACCAGGGCTGGACCTTTCAAAAATCGAAGTTGACCGAGGAACATACTTTTGATGCGTTCGTCGCCAAACTGCAATCGCCGTATTACCTGATCCTGCTTACGGGGAAAGGGAAACTGGCGTTCGGATCCGAAAACTTTGCCGCAGAACCGGCACCGGGAGACACGGTGATTGCTTTTGCGAAGCCGGAACCCGCGCATTTAAAGAATGGCGGGAAGAAAGTCAATTGCTGACAAAAATGGAACTTTGAACCCCATGCGGTTGTGTTACACTGATTCCGTGTTCAGATTTTTCAAAATGAACCGTCCGGTTTCATCAACGAGGGAGGGGGCACGTGTTCAGCCGGATTATTAAAATCCTGAAAGCGCTCAACTCCAACCAACGCCCCTGGCAGATCAGCGTGGCGCTGGTGCTGGGCG
Protein-coding regions in this window:
- a CDS encoding FKBP-type peptidyl-prolyl cis-trans isomerase — translated: MFRSVWFLGLAALLLVTSPVWAGDRTVKEGDVIEIHYTGKLQDDTVFDKSEGREPLKFTVGTQQIISGMNKAVMGMKVGESKTVTMSPDEAYGPYDDKLVFQIETSKLPPQVTSGAQLMDGQGNIVTVKDIQGDMATLDANHMLAGKTLIFDIKLVSIQ
- a CDS encoding protein kinase domain-containing protein — encoded protein: MATRVPKIDSFDLKPQRKLAGKYEVLSKLGAGWEGEVYKVNEISTGIERAAKLFFPQRNVRNKAARVYARKLHKLRRCSILIQYHTKEIITYRRTAITALISDYVEGILLSEFLKKMPGKRLPPYQATHLLYALAKGIEEIHLLNEYHGDLHSDNIIVNKFGLSFEIKLLDLYNSTDAKLANMRDDICSLVQIYHECMGGRKHYRKLPQTVKDICCGLKRSLILKKFRTVSQLREHLELLEWEYDW
- a CDS encoding cation:proton antiporter produces the protein MDFTLQKLVGVIILGISLHWLAWRIRIPSIVLFFAAGVLIGPAWGWVDPSEDFGPLLQALIKLAIAIILFEGGLNLRFHELRQSGRAVKQIILLGLPLSWGFGFAACHWVAGLSVPVSVLLSAILVVTGPTVILPLVRHAKLSPRTASVLKWEGIINDPIGVLLAVLVAEILTHDAAQTTQSILAHFGLAIAGSIALGIAGGLFLKFAFEKGHVPEFLKIPMVLCMVISLFGIANLLAEEMGLLAVTVLGITMGNIRMLIFYELRRFKENITTLLVATVFILLTAELEAKHFANLDWRALGFILSILFLVRPLAVGLGTLGAGLKWNETLLLGWIAPRGIVAASVAGLFAPRLIERGYDDAVSLLPLVFGVIVFTVVLHGLSLEWLARRLELSSDKQEGVVIVGANPWTTELASVLRELDLPVVLVDGAWHRLKDARLRGLPVHYGEILSETSEQNMDLAEMGYLLAASENDAYNALVCNAFIHHFGRDRVYQLPFHAKKVDEDKGVHSAHLGRIAFDDEARFEVLMSCYYQGWTFQKSKLTEEHTFDAFVAKLQSPYYLILLTGKGKLAFGSENFAAEPAPGDTVIAFAKPEPAHLKNGGKKVNC
- a CDS encoding YgaP family membrane protein, with the protein product MMTANVGRKDRWVRVAVGIALLAAGWVTGGPWGITLGVIAFVPILTGAFGWCPLYAIFNLNTCPLHRGHSGHT
- a CDS encoding tetratricopeptide repeat protein; this encodes MGVRLVRWSGWMWLGAWLVLNLWAEPAHAQRQEFDPEKARQECASGVTIYCLALGMEAERAGDRELALDYYRIACTSHPTPGHLRACTPLLYLSRQMDQLEEEARPLQKRCQDGDKQTCFYLGKEYLKIGELNRGSDLLLPLCREEYLPSDPNDYGACYHMARGYERAQHYGRAQELFDLDCKRNPAKARGSCEALLRMAYVRQESEKVAWSQVQEFQWLEIALGVLAVMPIVGTWLWYRNKPWAWRCLRAGPVIAGICLVLWELAPKESDLPPADRIVSVLSFLAVVGLAAMAHQKLQDAQETSPPLPPPPGTSSPGPQG